TCACTAAGATTCAAGCGGTCTGAGAGTTCCCTCCGACGCTGCCGCGTGATGAACTCGTTCACCAGAAACTCCCCCTCCAGCTCCGCCAGCTGCAACTTCGAATAGGGCTTGCGCTTCTTCCGGGAGCGGCTGTGGATCGGGTACCAGGGCGCGCCTGGGTGGAGACGAACCGGCAGCGTTGGCCAGAGGACCAAGAGGTGACAAGCCCAGTACCCTTGGTCCTTCCCCAGCCCTTTTCACCTTGGCCTACTTGCCCAATCCCAGGCCCTTGCTCTCCTGTCTCATCGCCTCTCTTCTACACAGACCCTCATCCCCACCAACTACCCCAGCTTCatcattctctttttcccctttcactCCTCCTTGCCTCCTCAACCCTACCTCCCGCTGTACTATCTCTGACCCTTCTGTGTTCCGATCCCCTCACTTCTCCCCAAACCTCTTCTTCTCCCGGATATCCTGGCCCCTTCCTTTCACATCCTCCAGGATGGGGTCCCTGATCAGCTAAAACAGACAGGAGCGAGTGGCCAGAGCAAACCGGGTCCAGTGGCGTTTCTTAAGAGGAAAAATGTAGGTAGGAGCCTGTGCGAAGGCGGAGGGAGAGGCCATAGAGAGCGGGGACCAAGCTCTCGGTCCCCACCgcccacccccaggcctggggaAATGTCTGTCAGAATCCCCTTCTCCGgagctccctgccccctccagcctcAGGTCGGCTAATGGGACTCTCTGCAGTTCTTTTATGGGGATATTTACATGTTTataggcgccccccccccccaccccgtactTCTTTTTGAAAGAAGCGCTTCCTCACCACACATTCTGTCACCGCAGGCGGCCCTAGCTCAGTCCTACACTGCCCGCCCCGGTGAGCTGTCCGGTCCTGCGCACGCCGCACGAGCGGGCCGGGGTCCTTACCGCTGGCCGAGAGCCCGCCGCCGGGGTTTAAAGGCGACACCAAGCTGCCCGGGTCGCCCGCGCCGGCGCCCTTGTTGCCCTCGTTGAGCAGGGACGAACTGGAGTCGGATTCCAGTGACTGGCACGAGGGCGGGTCGTGCGGGGGTCCCGCGCCACCGTCGCCGCCGCCTGCCGCGTAGTCGTACTTGAAACTGAGCGCGGGCGGCCCCGACGGCTCCAGCGGCAGCAGCGCTGCCCCCGGCGCGACTCCCGGGCCCGGCTCGCGCCCGCGCTCCTCACGCTTCAGGCCCCCGCCGCCCTCGGCGCACGGCTCGCGGTAGTAACCCTTGCTGTCCTCCACTCGCGCCAGCTCGCACGTGCGGCCGAAGGGCGGGTTGAGCGACACCGGGCTGCCGAGATAGGGCTGCGGGTAGCCATTGCAGGGCTCCGCCGACGGCCAGGGCAGCGAGCACACGTTGTCGCGGCGCGGGTAGGACAGCGAAGGCAGCCCCGGCAGCTGCGCCCCGGACGCGCGGAAGTTGGGGAAGTAGAACGTGTCTCCCGTGTGGATGTTCACCAGCGGCCCCACAAACCCGGGATTCAGGAGATTATGCTCGCCCATTTCCGCGGGGCCCGACCGGCAGCTTCTACTTTATTGCTATCTGACATTAAACATAGTTAAACCTGCGCCAGCCACCCATTGGCCATCCAGCTCACGTGGGCGCCGCCGCCAGGGGGATGGGTGGGGACAGcgaattccccccccccccccgccccgccaccccgCACCAACTCCAACTTCCCCCTTTCCCactcggggtgtgtgtgtgcggggggaCAAAACGCGGGGGCAGATTTATTCTCTGGattctggttttttaaaatatcatataaaaCCTAACGCAGAGAGCAAGGCAATCGCCCGACACGGGGCAAGAAGGAAAAAGCCACACCAAAAATACCCACACGTACGCACTTCTGCACCATGCACCTCCCCCAAATGTATTATCTTCTCACCAACAGTTGGCCAAGCACAGCCTGTCCCTCTTTAATTAGCTCCTTTATTAACTAAAACCGTTGGAATTTACAATATCTCCCCAATAAATTACTATTAGATATTGTGTCATATAAAGTTTACTGGCTGTTTAAGGAGAGGGATGAGCCCTTTGGCTCGGGGTTTATTTACAGTAGAGGCGAAGCGGAGGTAAGGACAGGTTTCCCTGCCACTGTCTTTCCCAGCCCTGCCGCTGCTGTGCTCCTCTTCCTCAGCTCTTTCTCCTCAggaattttgggagacacttggGGTCCTCTCCTCTAGGAAGGACTATGGGAAAATTGTTAGTGTTGGGcatccaccccccctcccccggagcTGGGAGCCACCCCAGCCTCACACTTCCACTCATTGTTAGAGGAGAGATGcagaaaggaggcagaagaggcgGGGGAAAAAAGGAGATGCCCAGTTCTATATGGACCTGACTACCTGCTCTTGAAAATCTGGGGGCCTGAACTACTCTTGCCTGTGACTTCTGTGGGTCAGATGGGCTTCTGGGGGTCTTCCAGAGTCTTTGCAGCAAGAGGCTCTGGGACCCCAGCAGGCTTGGCTGGCCTGAGATCCTCGCGACTCCGGCTGCGGAAGAGACCCCCCACACCCAAGAACCAGCCCAGCGTGCTGCTGGGACCATCAGATAGCAGTGCCAATGCCAGTAGGTGTGCTGGGAGTAAGGGAGAGGACTCTGGAGAATTATCTTGTTGgggtttaaaattatatttatggtGCTAACCTCAGCAGCTCCTTCCGGAGAAGGCTGAGAACCTAATGCTGGCCATTAATGAGATTAATCGACATCTGGAAACCGCAATCCCATCTCAACCAAGTCCACAGAACACAGATGAGCGGATCAAagtgaaaaccaaaacaaagcccTCAAAACTGGGTGTATTCTATTGGTGTCTAGTAGACAAAATACTCGGATTTCTATTTGATTGTCTCAGGCTCCTATGCAATGCACGGCTTTGAGTCATCTAAGGTAAAATAGATAGTTCAGCAAACATCTAAATGCAGAAACCACCAGGCGATCTAGAGAAATCTGGAGAAACCGAGAGTCTCCTCGAGAATATGCCAGAAAGAAACCCATGTAGGTGAAAAGTTAAGTATCTGAGAATGAGCCGAAGCTACAAAAGCAGCCCGAAGCCGAAGATTCtcatctccctttttctctctctcctctgcaggACGCGGCAGAGAGAAACGCAGATTCTTGGAATTCCACAGCTCGCCGGGCGATTTCATATCCCAAACCAGAACTGCTCCCTCGGACAGAAATGTGTCCGCACGAGCGAGCGTCGCCCTGCTCCGCGCAGCTCAGGGCTCGCAGCGCGCCGCCCGCCCCTCGCCCGCTTCCCCTTCCCCGCCCCAGCTGCCGGGCCGCCCGGCCAGGGCCCTCCCGCCCCCAGGAGCCCTCCCCGCGCCCGGCGTCCGCCGGGCCCACTTGCCGGAACCGAGGCCGAGGCGTGAGATGCTAGCCCCGCGCAGTCACCTCCAGTCAGAACGGCGCGAGCCGGGGCGCCGAGCAGCGGGCAGGAGACCGCCTGGATTGGCCTTTTGGTGCCTAATTGATTAAGGGGCTGCGCGGCTGCAGAAAGGAGCATCCCTGAGCTGCAAATTCCACGTCACAGCATCTCCAGCATCCTATATATGCCCCCCTTTTCCAGATGCATTAATAAGCAccactgaaaatttaaaattaaaaaaaaaactatttggggGTTATTTTGGTCCTAAAGATAAACAGTGTGACTTGAATACTGTTGCTCTTTTCAATCAGACACTGCGCCGGCAAGCAAGGTCTCCAGGCCTCCAGGCCTCTGCTCGGCGGCTATTGTTGGTATGAGGGATGCCGAGCTGAGCTGCGCAGTCATCCCTAGTCCTCGTGGGGCAGAGGCTTCTTCCCATCCTCTTTTACCCTTCCAGATGACTCCAGTCTCCCAGAAAGGGGACCCCAGGAGGAAGGTCCcagcctctccctgtccctctttAGCCCGAAAACCTGCGGCCCAGAGCCCTGCACGCTGCCCTCCGGCCAGGCCGCTGAGCACAAGGAGCAGCGGCGACAGGGCGGCAGATGCAACGCTGGGGGAACTGAGAACGAAGTGAGGGCTTCCTTCCTCCGGGCCCGCAgtttctccccctccgatttggcCCCATCCAAAAAGGGCATTTTCCCCAGGTTTCCATTCTGTGGACAGTGGCACACGCACAAACCCCTCTTCGTTGCGTGCGGCTGACTCTGATTTCCCCTCAGGGAGAGCTGCCGGGAACCATCAGCTACGTTCGCatccccagggtcctgctccCCCAGGCCCATGGTGAGCCTAGGGCTTTTCAGGATCCCGGCGAGGACCCAGGCAATCTAAGTGCACCACCGCGGATCTGTCCACCTTTAAGGCACACCTTACCACTCTCGCCGCTCAGCCCCTTCCTTAACCCGGGCTCCCACAAACGCGCCCCAGAGCGCCGCGCCCAGCCTGGGTCCCCGGGGCCGGCGGGAGGCTCGGGTGCGAAGCTTCAAATTTAAATCCAGCCACGGCGGGAGCCGCCTGCGAAGAACCAGCTGGGCCTACGGgaggggacggggcggggggtgggggggactcgCAACCCAAAGCGCTGGGCAGCCGCGGCTAGCCGAGTTTTATCCACCCGCACTTCGCAGCCCACACGCAAAACTGTAATTGGCCAGACCCAGGCTCTGGAACTGCTGAGAGCTCTGTGCGTCGGCTCTCCCGCACATTCATCAAACCCCAAGATTGGAAGAGGCGGCCCGCCTGCTGGCTCCTGAGCCGGCTCCTGCTGCAGCTGGCCTGGCTCAACCATGCCCCGCTCATTAACTCAGGGGTTAATTAAAACTGAAGGCTAGTGTGCGGCCCAAGGCTTTCCTTGAAGACCCGAGGCAGCCCTCGCTCCCGCGCACCCACCAGCTGGCTGCCCCGCCGCCTCTCCCGCGCCTTCTGTCGGTGCCTCCATCCCTCCCGCAAGTTCGCGGTCTCCGCGCGGGGCCTCGAGTCCCCGCCGCGCCGAGCCGGGCGGCAGGAGTTAATTATAACATCCGTGCCGGCTCCGGTGTCAGGGGCAAAGCGGCTGCGGGAGGCTCAGGCCACCGCGGAGGGGCTGCGAGCCGCCGGAAGCCAGTTCCCCCGCGGACCCGAGGTCAGAATTGTTCCGCGCGGTGCTGCCTTCTCCACGGTCAGTCCTGAGGCCTTGGCGGCCCAGTTCAAGGTCACTGCCTAGTTTGCAGAAAGCGGTTCTGCCGCGTATGCAAatgaggcagggcctgggccgcGGATGGGATGTGAGTAGGAACTGAGCGGACGTGGAGAGGGGAGATAAAGGGCGGCAGATGAAGAAGGTCTGGGCCCCCGCCCGACCCT
The sequence above is drawn from the Zalophus californianus isolate mZalCal1 chromosome 9, mZalCal1.pri.v2, whole genome shotgun sequence genome and encodes:
- the HOXC12 gene encoding homeobox protein Hox-C12, whose protein sequence is MGEHNLLNPGFVGPLVNIHTGDTFYFPNFRASGAQLPGLPSLSYPRRDNVCSLPWPSAEPCNGYPQPYLGSPVSLNPPFGRTCELARVEDSKGYYREPCAEGGGGLKREERGREPGPGVAPGAALLPLEPSGPPALSFKYDYAAGGGDGGAGPPHDPPSCQSLESDSSSSLLNEGNKGAGAGDPGSLVSPLNPGGGLSASGAPWYPIHSRSRKKRKPYSKLQLAELEGEFLVNEFITRQRRRELSDRLNLSDQQVKIWFQNRRMKKKRLLLREQALSFF